The DNA window GCATTCCGATGATGCGGGTGCATTACGACGTCAGCGACTACATGAAGGCCGGTGCCGAAGTCGCCAAGCAGGATTACGTGAAGTTCACCAAACTGTTCAACGCCGAAGTCGTCCAGGACGACTCGGGCTGGGAAAACCGCGATCACTTGATGGGCAGCGTCATCATGGGCTCCGATCCCAAGAACTCGGTGGTCAATGGCGATTGCCGCACCCACGATCACGACAATCTGTTCCTGGCGACCACCGGCGTGATTCCTGCCTCCGGCGTCATCAACCCCACCCTGACCGGCGTGGCCCTGTCCATACGCATCGCCGACACCATCGGCAAGGAAATCTGAGACAGTCATGAGCATCAAGTCATTGTTTTCCTTGCGCGGCACGCAGCTGGCCTTGTCGATGGCCTTGGGCCTTGGCCTGCAGCTGGGTGCTGCGGCCAGCCATGCCCAGAGCACCACGGATGCCGGCCTGATCCAGCAGGGCCAGGCACTGGCCACCGCGGCTGATTGTGCCGCCTGCCATACCGCCCAGCCCGCTCATCCGTTTGCCGGCGGCCTGGCCCTGCACTCGCCGATGGGCACGATCTATGCGTCCAATATCACGCCCTCGCAGAAAGCGGGCATCGGCGGCTATTCCGAACAGCAGTTCGCCGATGCCTTGCGCCGGGGCGTCAACGCCTCGGGGCAGCATCTGTATCCGGCGATGCCATATACCGCTTATGCCGGCCTGAGCGATCAGGACGTGCACGCCCTGTATGCCTATTTCATGCACGGCGTACAGCCGGATGACCAGCCGGCGCCGCAGACCCATCTGGGCTTCCCCTTCAATATCCGCGCCTCGATGATCGGCTGGAATCTGCTGTATCTGCATGGCACGCCGCCGCAGACCAGCCCGGCCGCCGACGGCAGCGTCGCGCGCGGCAAATATCTTGCCGACACGCTGGGCCACTGCAGCACCTGTCATACCCCCCGCAACACCATGATGGCGGAAGATACCGGGCGCTATCTGGGCGGTGGCGTGGTCGATGGCTGGATCGCGCCCAACATCACCTCGGATGCGGTCAGCGGCATCGGCGGCTGGAGCAACGATGAGCTGGTGGCCTACCTGAAGACCGGCCACGTGGCCGGCAAGGGCCAGGCCGGTGGTTCGATGGCCGAGGCCATCAGCAAGAGCTTCCGGCATCTCTCTGACAGCGATCTGCAGGCCATAGCCGCCTACTTGAAGACCGTCCCGGCCATTCGCAATCCTGCAGAGACCCGCCCCGCCTTTGACTACACTGGCGATGGCAAACTGCCGTCGCTGACCGAGCGGGAACCGGTATTGCCCCTTGGCGGCAAGGGAGCCGATGCCCGACGCCTGGCCACCACGGACAATGCCGCCGAGCTGTATACCAGCGCCTGCGCCAGCTGCCATCAACCGACCGGCGACGGCACCCGGGGCCAGTATTTCCCCTCGCTCAGCCACAATCGCGCGGTAGGCATGTCTTCGCCAGACAACCTGATTCAGGTCATCCTGCATGGCCTCGAGCGTGACGGCGCCGACCTTGCAGTGTCCATGCCCGCTTTTGGCAAGGATCTCGATGACACCCAGGTGGCCAATATCGTCAACTATGTAGAAACCCATTTCGGCAATCCAAACATGCAGACTACGCCAGCTCATGTCGCACTGCTGCGGTCCGGTGGTGAGGCACCGTTGCTGATGAAGGCCATGCCATGGCTGACGGGGCTGGGCGGATTGGCATTGCTGCTGATCGTGCTGCTTGTGGCGAGCCGGGTGCGCCGACGCTGACGTAGCCGGGGGCGCCGGCTTCGGCCCTCACCCGGCCCCTGCCTTTCCGTCGGCCCGCTTTGCCGGGCCGACGGATCAAGCCGAGCATGCTCTGCCCAACACTTAGACCCTCTTCTTCACGCAGGACCTTGCAGCGCAACATCACGCATGCACTGCTATGCTAGCCGCTCACATGGACGGATCCATGTATCCACGGCGGAGCAGACTGGGTGATACGGGCATTTGCAACACTTGAAGATGTGGCGCGCGCAGTGAACATGTCGCGCGCCCAGGTATCGCGTGCGCTGCGCGGCGATCCCGGCGTCCGTGAGCAGACCCGTGAACTGATCAAGGCCATGGCCGATCAGTTGAACTATCGACCTAATCTGGCTGCACGCAGTCTTGCCGAGTCACGCTCGGCCACCATTGGCCTGATCATCGGCGAACTCAGCAATCCTTTCCATGTCCAGCAGGCCCAAGCCGTCGATGATGAACTTCGACAACAAGGTTATGAGCCAGCCGTTTCGCTGCGTGCCGTAAATGAAGCTTCTTCCGCTGCCGAAGCAGAACGCCTGCTGCGTCTGCGTGCCCGTGGCGTCATCCTGCTGGCCACGCCGCGCAGCAGCGAGGCCATCATCAGTCTGGCACGGAGCTTGCCCGCGGTATACATTGGCAGCACCAGCGCCAGTCATCGCCAGCTGGCGACCATCGCGACCGATGATGCCGACGGTGTCCGGCAGATCATGCAGCATCTGTTCCAGCTCGGGCACCGGCGGATCGCTCATATCGCTGGCGGACAGGAAGCCTCGGCGGCGGATCGCACGGCCTGTTATCGAGCAATGATGGAGGAAGCCGGTCTGGTCCCGCGTGTCGTCCATGGTGCCCACGACGCCATTTCCGGCTGGAAAGGCGCCGAAACCCTGTTTTCCGAAGGCCCGCCCCCAACCGCCATCTTTGCCTCCAACGATGTGATGGCCTTTGGCGCACTGGACCGTCTGAAAAGTCTGGGTCTCAGCGTGCCCGAGGATGTCTCGCTCGTCGGCTTCGACGATATACCCGATGCGGCCAGCGAGCTGTTTTCGCTTTCGACCGTCCGCCAGGATATCCGGGCCCAG is part of the Frateuria aurantia DSM 6220 genome and encodes:
- a CDS encoding LacI family DNA-binding transcriptional regulator; its protein translation is MARAVNMSRAQVSRALRGDPGVREQTRELIKAMADQLNYRPNLAARSLAESRSATIGLIIGELSNPFHVQQAQAVDDELRQQGYEPAVSLRAVNEASSAAEAERLLRLRARGVILLATPRSSEAIISLARSLPAVYIGSTSASHRQLATIATDDADGVRQIMQHLFQLGHRRIAHIAGGQEASAADRTACYRAMMEEAGLVPRVVHGAHDAISGWKGAETLFSEGPPPTAIFASNDVMAFGALDRLKSLGLSVPEDVSLVGFDDIPDAASELFSLSTVRQDIRAQAELAVNMIKSLTDGPSLSAPRQTTPLRLIVRRSVAPPRERLD
- a CDS encoding c-type cytochrome, producing the protein MSIKSLFSLRGTQLALSMALGLGLQLGAAASHAQSTTDAGLIQQGQALATAADCAACHTAQPAHPFAGGLALHSPMGTIYASNITPSQKAGIGGYSEQQFADALRRGVNASGQHLYPAMPYTAYAGLSDQDVHALYAYFMHGVQPDDQPAPQTHLGFPFNIRASMIGWNLLYLHGTPPQTSPAADGSVARGKYLADTLGHCSTCHTPRNTMMAEDTGRYLGGGVVDGWIAPNITSDAVSGIGGWSNDELVAYLKTGHVAGKGQAGGSMAEAISKSFRHLSDSDLQAIAAYLKTVPAIRNPAETRPAFDYTGDGKLPSLTEREPVLPLGGKGADARRLATTDNAAELYTSACASCHQPTGDGTRGQYFPSLSHNRAVGMSSPDNLIQVILHGLERDGADLAVSMPAFGKDLDDTQVANIVNYVETHFGNPNMQTTPAHVALLRSGGEAPLLMKAMPWLTGLGGLALLLIVLLVASRVRRR